One segment of Eschrichtius robustus isolate mEscRob2 chromosome 3, mEscRob2.pri, whole genome shotgun sequence DNA contains the following:
- the LINGO4 gene encoding leucine-rich repeat and immunoglobulin-like domain-containing nogo receptor-interacting protein 4 encodes MGSSISLSPLRRPREVQGSHHLKPLSKKGHVIVYSRIEEGMAAATAPKQAWPPWPPIFFLLLLSGGSSGGCPAVCDCTSQPRAVLCAQRRLEAVPGGLPLDTELLDLSGNRLWGLQRGMLSRLGLLRELDLSYNQLSTLEPGAFHGLQGLLTLRLQGNRLRIMGPGVFSGLSALTLLDIRLNQIVLFLDGAFGELGSLQQLEAGDNHLVFVAPGAFAGLAKLSTLTLERCNLSTVPGPALARLPALGALRLRELDIGRLPGGALRGLGRLKELEIHHWPSLEALEPGSLTGLNLSSLAITRCNLSSVPFQALHHLSFLRVLDLSQNPISAIPARGLSPLVRLQELRLSGACLTSIAAHAFHGLTAFHLLDVADNALQTLEETAFPSPDKLVTLRLSGNPLTCDCRLVWLLRLRRRLDFGTSPPACAGPQHVQGKSLREFLDILPPGHFTCQPALIRKSGPRWVIAEEGGHAVFSCSGDGDPAPIVSWMRPQGAWLGRAGRVRVLEDGTLEIRSVQLRDRGAYVCVVSNVAGNDSLRTWLEVIQVEPPNSTLSDPNITMPGIPGPFLLDSRGIAMVLAVGFLPFLTSVTLCFGLIALWSKGKGRVKHHMTFDFVAPRTSGDKNSGGNRVTAKLF; translated from the coding sequence ATGGGTAGCTCAATATCTCTCTCTCCTCTAAGGAGGCCCAGGGAAGTCCAGGGTTCCCATCACCTGAAGCCACTTTCCAAAAAGGGCCATGTCATCGTCTATTCCAGGATTGAAGAAGGGATGGCTGCGGCCACTGCTCCAAAGCAAGCCTGGCCCCCGTGGCCCCCCATCTTTTTCCTGCTCCTCCTGTCTGGGGGGAGCAGCGGCGGCTGCCCTGCTGTGTGTGACTGCACCTCCCAACCCCGGGCAGTGCTCTGTGCCCAGCGGCGGCTGGAGGCTGTACCAGGGGGACTCCCGCTGGACACCGAGCTCCTGGACCTGAGTGGGAACCGCCTATGGGGGCTTCAGCGGGGAATGCTCTCCCGCCTGGGCCTGCTCCGGGAACTGGACCTCAGCTACAACCAGCTGTCCACCCTCGAGCCAGGGGCCTTCCATGGTCTGCAGGGCCTGCTCACCCTGAGGCTGCAGGGCAACCGTCTGCGAATCATGGGCCCCGGGGTCTTCTCAGGCCTGTCTGCCCTCACGCTGCTGGACATCCGCCTCAACCAGATTGTCCTCTTCCTCGATGGAGCTTTCGGGGAGCTAGGCAGCCTCCAGCAGCTTGAGGCTGGGGACAACCACCTGGTGTTTGTGGCTCCGGGAGCCTTTGCTGGACTGGCCAAGCTGAGCACCCTCACCCTGGAGCGCTGCAACCTCAGCACCGTGCCTGGCCCGGCCCTGGCCCGCCTCCCAGCGCTAGGGGCCCTAAGGCTGCGAGAATTAGATATTGGGAGGCTGCCGGGAGGGGCGCTGCGAGGGCTGGGGCGGCTAAAGGAGCTGGAGATCCATCACTGGCCATCTCTGGAGGCTCTGGAGCCTGGGAGCCTGACTGGGCTCAATCTCAGCAGCTTGGCCATCACCCGCTGCAACCTGAGCTCGGTGCCCTTCCAGGCGCTGCACCACCTGAGCTTCCTCAGGGTCCTGGATCTGTCTCAGAACCCCATCTCTGCCATCCCGGCCCGGGGGCTCAGCCCCCTGGTGCGGCTCCAGGAGCTCCGACTGTCAGGGGCATGCCTCACCTCCATCGCGGCCCACGCCTTCCATGGCTTGACTGCCTTCCACCTCCTAGACGTGGCGGATAACGCCCTTCAGACACTGGAGGAAACGGCCTTCCCTTCTCCAGACAAATTGGTCACCCTGAGGCTGTCTGGTAACCCCCTGACCTGTGACTGCCGCCTCGTCTGGCTGCTCCGGCTCCGCCGCCGCCTGGACTTTGGCACGTCCCCCCCAGCCTGTGCCGGCCCCCAGCACGTCCAGGGGAAGAGTCTGAGGGAGTTTTTAGACATCCTACCTCCAGGGCACTTCACTTGCCAACCAGCCCTGATCCGAAAGTCCGGGCCACGATGGGTCATTGCAGAGGAGGGGGGGCATGCCGTTTTCTCCTGCTCTGGAGATGGAGACCCAGCCCCCATCGTCTCCTGGATGAGGCCTCAGGGGGCTTGGCTGGGAAGGGCCGGGAGAGTAAGGGTCCTGGAGGATGGGACGCTGGAGATCCGCTCCGTGCAGCTACGGGATAGAGGGGCCTATGTCTGTGTGGTCAGCAATGTAGCTGGGAATGACTCCCTGAGGACCTGGCTGGAAGTAATCCAAGTTGAACCACCAAATAGCACTCTCTCTGACCCCAACATCACCATGCCAGGGATCCCAGGGCCCTTCTTGCTGGATAGCAGAGGCATAGCTATGGTGCTGGCAGTCggcttcctccccttcctcacctCAGTAACCCTGTGCTTTGGCCTCATTGCCCTCTGGAGCAAAGGCAAAGGCCGGGTCAAACATCACATGACCTTTGACTTTGTGGCACCCCGAACCTCTGGGGATAAGAACTCTGGGGGTAACCGGGTCACTGCCAAGCTCTTCTGA